CGCCGTCGCCGGGCACCATCTCGGTGTTCAACGCCCCCGGCGGGCCGGGGGTGCGGGTGGATACGCACGTGTACAGCGGCTACCGCGTGCCGCCCTTCTACGACTCGTTGCTGGCCAAGATCATCGTGCACGCGCCCAACCGCGTCGAGGCGATCGCGCGGATGCGGCGCGCGCTGGCCGAAACGGTGATCGAGGGCGTGCACACCACCATCCCGTTCCTGCGGCAGGTGATGGACAACCCCGACTTCGTGGCCGGCGAGGTCGACACGAAGTTCCTGGAGCGGTGGATGGCCGAACGGGCGGGTTCCTGAGATGAGGCTGGATGTGCTGTTGACCCCCGGCGAGCTGGTTCCGGGGGAGATCGCCGAGCGCACCGTGGTGGTGCTGGACGTGCTGCGCGCGTCCAGCAGCATCGTCGAGGCGCTGGCGGCGGGCGCGCGGGCGCTCTTCCCCGTGGGCACCATCGAGGAAGCCATCCGCCTGGCGAACACGCTGGGCCGCGACGAGGTGCTGCTGGCGGGCGAGCGCAAGTGCCTGCCCATCGAGGGCTTCGACCTGGGCAACTCGCCGGGCGAGTTCACGGCCGAGCGCATCGGGGGAAAGATCGTGGTGATGTCGACCACCAACGGCACCATGGCGTTGACGGCGGCCTCGGTTGGGGCGCGGGTGGTGGTGGCCTCGTGGCTCAACTTCCAGGCGGTGGTCGACGACCTGGTGCGGACCGGGGCCGAGCCCGTGCTGCTCTGCGCCGGGCGCGAGCGGGTGTTCGGCCTGGAAGACGCCGTGTGCGCGGGGCAGCTCGCCGCGGCCGTGATGAAGGCGCTTCCCGACGAGGAGTGGGAGCTGAACGACGGCGCGCTGGCCGCGCTGGCCCTGGCCGACGAGTACCCCGACCCGGCCAAGCTCTTTCCCGTCACCGCCGCCGGCCGCTCCATCCTGGAGGCGGGGCTGGGCGACGACCTGGCGTACTGCGCGCAGCGGGACCTGCGCGACGCGGTGCCCGTGCTCCACGACCGTCAGGTCACCTTGGCCGCGCCCGCCGCGGTCTGAGCTGACGGAGGCGACACGAAAGCGGCCCCGCGCCTTCACGCGCGGGGCCGCTTCGTATTCGTATGCCGACACCACTCCAGGAACCAGCATTCGGTCTCCTCCTTTCGGCACGAACAATCCCAACGCACTCGCGTGAAGGCACTCCTAAAGAAAGGCTTGTCGGAAATAATACGCACGCCTATACTGACAAAATCGGCGTAAGCCGCCGCGCCACGCGCTCACCCCCCACCTTCTCCCTCGTGCGTCCCATGTTTACCTCTCCCCTTCTCCCAACGCCCAAGAAGGCGCAGCCCCTCCGTGGTTTCGCGGCCGGATGCGTCGCAGTGGCGCTGCTCGCCGGGTGCGATCAACCGGAGATGCCGGTCGCGGGGCCCGCGGCTGTGCCTCCCGGGCTCAGCCAGTATGTGACCGGTGAGGCCGCGGCAGGTATCAACGCGGAAGGCCTTTTCTCATTGGACCAGCCGGCCACTACTGGTGATCACCCCGTGATAACCCCGGAGCGTGCTGGCGAACTCGCGCTCGCGTACGTGAGAAGCTTCGGCCCCTCACTCAAGGCGGCATGGGAGGAGGACCGGGGAGCGCCTATCGATCTGGCCGCCCTGCAGGTTGGATCGCAGGTCCTGTACGCCGGAACGCCATACGGGACCTTCCCGGCAGGGTACCACCCGGCATTCCAGCGTGGCTTCGGGCCGTACTACCTCGTCCCGCTGACGTCGGGCGGCAAGCCGGTGCTCCTCATCTCTGTGGCGGCTTACGCGACCCAGACTACGGTCGATCGCCGGGGGTTCATCCAGCGTCCAGTGCAGCGGGGGAACGAGTTCGTTTCAAGAGGACTCCCGTTGGACACTGCCCGTTTCCGCCTCGTGTCTCCGGAGGAGGCTGTCGCGTTCGTTGCAAAGTCAACGGGTGCGCGGATCGCCCGGACCCCGGAACTCGTGCGCGTAGGGATGCCGTATGCTCCCGCTTCGGCCATGTGGAAGCTGACGCTGGACCGCGAGGTCGGTGTTGGCGTGGGCCGGAATCGCGCACACGCACGCGTCCGCGAAGTTTACGTCGGGCCTGAGCGTGAGCGCCGAATGATGATACCCTTACCCTTGATCGCACGGTCTGAACCGGTCCCGGCCATCCGGGCGGAGGCCGGAGTGGAACGTAACCAGATCGTCGACGTCCCCATTCGGGAAGGTGCAGTCGTTTCCTTTCAGCCTATCGTTTCGGAAGAAGGGGGGGCCTGAACCATGACTCGCAAACTCATCCTGCTGCTGGCAGTGGCACTGCAGAGCAGCTTGGCGGCGTGTACACCCGTGATCCGCAACTGCCCGGTCATTGGGAAGGACCCGTTAAGCAACGTGTACCATCTCGACTACCAGCTGATTATCCCGGCTGACTGTCCGGTGCCGCTCGCGAGCCCGGGGACTGAGAAGAAGTACGCGGCGGCTAGGGTTTACGATCTCGGTGACGTGGACTTCTTCGAAGCGACCGTTACGATAAAGAACTCAAAGGGTGAGACGCTTGCAGAGGACGCTTCCTTCTTCTTCGGCGGCAT
This region of Longimicrobium sp. genomic DNA includes:
- a CDS encoding 2-phosphosulfolactate phosphatase translates to MRLDVLLTPGELVPGEIAERTVVVLDVLRASSSIVEALAAGARALFPVGTIEEAIRLANTLGRDEVLLAGERKCLPIEGFDLGNSPGEFTAERIGGKIVVMSTTNGTMALTAASVGARVVVASWLNFQAVVDDLVRTGAEPVLLCAGRERVFGLEDAVCAGQLAAAVMKALPDEEWELNDGALAALALADEYPDPAKLFPVTAAGRSILEAGLGDDLAYCAQRDLRDAVPVLHDRQVTLAAPAAV